A single region of the Vicia villosa cultivar HV-30 ecotype Madison, WI linkage group LG4, Vvil1.0, whole genome shotgun sequence genome encodes:
- the LOC131600438 gene encoding large ribosomal subunit protein uL2m-like codes for MAASLLRNRSTSSVFNLFTNSLRRFSSAQAANVIPDEARERMMYSDINSQIGSCMPLSAMRIGTIIHNIELNPGQGGKLVRAAGTNAKILKEPTSAYCLVQLPSGVKKLIDSRCRATVGTVSNPTHGDRKLRKAGHSRWLGRRPVVRGVAMNPVDHPHGGGEGKSKSSGAWGKGSRTPWGKPTKGGFKTGPLKRKK; via the exons ATGGCTGCATCATTATTGAGAAACCGCTCCACATCGTCGGTGTTCAATTTGTTCACCAATTCTCTTCGTCGATTCTCTTCCG CACAGGCTGCAAACGTCATTCCCGATGAGGCGCGCGAGAGAATGATGTATTCCGACATAAACTCGCAGATTGGAAGCTGTATGCCTCTCTCTGCAATGAGAATCGGAACAATCATTCACAACATTGAGCTGAACCCGGGACAAGGTGGGAAGCTTGTTCGAGCAGCTGGAACCAATGCTAAGATCTTGAAGGAGCCCACATCTGCGTACTGTTTAGTTCAACTTCCGTCTGGTGTGAAAAAGTTGATTGATTCTCGATGCAGGGCCACTGTTGGGACGGTGTCGAATCCGACTCATGGCGATCGTAAGCTTAGGAAGGCTGGACATAGTAGATGGCTTGGGCGGAGACCGGTTGTTCGGGGTGTGGCGATGAATCCGGTTGATCATCCTCATGGTGGAGGAGAGGGGAAGAGTAAGAGTAGTGGTGCGTGGGGGAAAGGATCTCGTACTCCTTGGGGTAAGCCAACTAAGGGGGGTTTCAAGACTGGACCTCTTAAACGCAAAAAGTAG